The genomic window AGCTGGGAACGTTATACGCCGGGACGTGCCCCTCTGGCCTgcgtttaaacaaaacaaagtacatGCAGTTACTCTTTGTATGGTAGTCCCAGTTAACACATGTGGTCAAGAAGACAGTATTCCAGCACACAATAATGAAACAGTCATTAAaggatttactgtaaaacatatgATGTGAAGATAAACTTTACTGTgcaattaattattgtttagagTTTTTGCTTACAGATAAACACCAAAACGTGGACCAGTTCCAAAATCATTTTCTTCCTTCTTTATTACTATGTGTGTTACCTGCTGCACAATGCtcgtccatttctttttttttttttttttttttgttaacttctGAATACCTTGCTGGATTGATCTGACATTTTGCACATGCACTGACAATGTACGGAGAATGAAAGTTACTGATTTTGATTGAAAGGgtttctctcccctccccccaaaaaaaccccataaaaccCCCCACGAAGGCTATTAATATAATTACGAGCATAATGGTTCGTGGAACACATTGCTAGGATTTCCCATGCTAGGCACAGATAACAGTGGAATTAAAGCCGCGCGGGACTCACACTTCCGGCCTTTCATCTGGAGACTCGTTGTCCTCGTACTCCACGTCAGTGGCCTCAGCCTCTCGTCGATTTTGCCGATGTTTGTTGCGGATACTCAGGCAGATAGAAAGCAGCAGCATAGCCACTCCGCTGCCCACCAGAACAAACGCCACAGACGAGGTCTTCCCCTTGGTGGAGTCCGTCTCTGGACCCAACTCTGGCTTGCTGTTATTCCCAGAAGGCACTGTGTTCCCTGGGACCACGCTCCACACAATCATCACCACACCCAGAGCAATCAGGCCAACCCCCAGAGCACAGACAGCATACTGAGACCCACTGGAGCTGGCGTGTGAACTCCGAGCCATCCTTCAGCCTTTTAAGTCTTTGGCCCTGGGGTCATAAACAAGCCCTGGTTGTGTGCCGGCTAGAGTGTCAGAACTGAATAATGTAAATTtctttataatataaaacaactcCTTTGTTCTATGATTTGATGTGTTCTGAAATGAGAAAAGGAAACAGAATTcgagcctttaaaaaaaaaaaaaagatactaatTACATTGCAATGCATCTGCATCCTAGATCTATTCAGACCTCACCAAATAAATGATCTGCTTCATGCAACTTCCTGAGCCCCATTATAAAGCCaactgagaggaataaaacaattgcaatggtataaaactagcaggTGCAGGAAGTAGCAGTTCAATC from Polyodon spathula isolate WHYD16114869_AA chromosome 16, ASM1765450v1, whole genome shotgun sequence includes these protein-coding regions:
- the LOC121328683 gene encoding transmembrane protein 51-like, giving the protein MARSSHASSSGSQYAVCALGVGLIALGVVMIVWSVVPGNTVPSGNNSKPELGPETDSTKGKTSSVAFVLVGSGVAMLLLSICLSIRNKHRQNRREAEATDVEYEDNESPDERPEVPEGHVPAYNVPSYDEVVGSNDYPVRQSNLHNSLSLPSYESLADALAIEASVEAATNTDGPTPAPAATQQPPQQQAGCQKARSSKKFRPLKVRRIKSDKLHLKDFRLKIQNSNNSRPDTIEPLTPPPMYDEEIQDKNLPV